The genomic interval AGCTCGACAACCAGACGCAGCGCGAGGAGCTCGGCCGGCTGCAGGTGCGCCTCGAGGACTTCCGCGAGCGCGAGCGCACCCTGCAGGAGACCCTCGTCACCGCCCAGAAGATGTCGGAGGAGATGAAGGGCAAGTCGGCGAAGGAGGCGGACCTGCTGGTCAAGGAGGCGCGCCTCAAGGGCGAGCGCATCCTGGAGCAGGCGCAGGACCAGCTCCAGATGCTCGAGAACGAGATCGGGAGGCTGCGTCTCGAGAAGGACGCCTTCGAGAGCCGCCTTCGCGCGATGCTCGAGGAACACGTGGCGCTCCTCGACCTGCGCAAGCAGGAGAAGGGCGACCTCGACAACCTCCGTTTCCTGCGCCGCCGCTCCTCCGGCGACATCGGATGATCGACGCCGACCTCGCCGTCACGAACATCGGCGAGCTCGCGACCCCCGTCGGCCACGCTCCCCGCCTCGGCCCGGATCTCGGGCGCCTTCGCGTCGTCCCCGGCGCCGCCGTCGCCTGCCGGGAGGGGCGCATCGTCTTCGTCGGCGACGCGGAGGCCTTCCGGGCGACCGTCCGCCTCCTCCCGAAGGCGGCGACCCTCGACGCGCGGGGCGGGACGGTCCTGCCGGGGTTCGTGGACGCCCACACCCACCTGCCGTTCGCGGGGTGGCGCGAAGGGGAGTTCGCCGAGCGGCTCCGGGGGGCGACCTACTCCGAGATCGCCGCGCGCGGCGGCGGCATCCTCTCGACGGTCGCGAAGACCCGGGCCGCCGACGTCGCGACGCTTGCCGCGCTCGTGCGCGAGCGGCTCGACGCGATGCTCTCTCTCGGGACGACCCTCGTCGAGGCCAAGAGCGGGTACGGCCTCACCGTCGACGACGAGGTCAAGCAGCTCGCGGCGATCCGGGCGGGGGCGGAGGGGCATCCCGTCGAGGTCGTCGCGACCTTCCTCGGGGCGCACACGGTTCCCGCGGAGTGGCGCGCCGACCGGGCGCGGTACGTCGCGCTCGTGATCCGCGAGATGCTCCCGCGCGTCGCCGGGTCGGGGCTGGCGACCTACGCGGACGCCTTCGTGGACGCGCACGCGTTCACCCTCGCCGAGGCGCGGAGCATCCTCGAGGCGGCGCGCGCGCTCGGCCTCGGGGTGCGGCTTCACGCCGACCAGCTCGCGGACGACGGCGCGGCCGAGCTGGCCGCGGAGCTGGGCGCGGCTTCGGCGGACCACCTGGAGTTCGTCTCCCCGCGCGGGATCGACGCCCTCGCGAAGTCGGGGACCGTCGCGGTGCTGCTGCCCGCCGCGACCCATTTCCTGATGCAGGAGC from Candidatus Polarisedimenticolaceae bacterium carries:
- the hutI gene encoding imidazolonepropionase, producing the protein MIDADLAVTNIGELATPVGHAPRLGPDLGRLRVVPGAAVACREGRIVFVGDAEAFRATVRLLPKAATLDARGGTVLPGFVDAHTHLPFAGWREGEFAERLRGATYSEIAARGGGILSTVAKTRAADVATLAALVRERLDAMLSLGTTLVEAKSGYGLTVDDEVKQLAAIRAGAEGHPVEVVATFLGAHTVPAEWRADRARYVALVIREMLPRVAGSGLATYADAFVDAHAFTLAEARSILEAARALGLGVRLHADQLADDGAAELAAELGAASADHLEFVSPRGIDALAKSGTVAVLLPAATHFLMQERKPPVRALIDGGVPVAVATDFNPGSCPTESMGTALELACLSHRLSVDEAIAAATLNAAHALGRSGETGSLEVGKRADLVVHAVPNRHHLVYRFGVPRVAAVVAAGRIVRTAEPVPSR
- a CDS encoding DivIVA domain-containing protein; amino-acid sequence: MSDRMTAMDVERQEFTRKMRGYDPDEVRLYLKAVAEEIARLQLDNQTQREELGRLQVRLEDFRERERTLQETLVTAQKMSEEMKGKSAKEADLLVKEARLKGERILEQAQDQLQMLENEIGRLRLEKDAFESRLRAMLEEHVALLDLRKQEKGDLDNLRFLRRRSSGDIG